CGGCTGCCTGCTGGTCTGGGTCGGCGAGGGCGGTGTACGCCTCTATGCGGCTGGGCAGCCGGGAGGTGCCAGGGCCGAGCGCCTGCTGTTCCAGGCACGCAACGCCTTGGATGACGCGGCACGGTTGAATGTGGTGCGCGAGATGTACCGCCGCCGCTTCGACGAGGAGCCGCCGGCGCGGCGTTCGGTCGACCAGTTGCGCGGCATGGAGGGCGTGCGGGTCAGGGAAATGTACCGATTGCTGGCCCAGCGCCACGGGGTGGATTGGAAGGCGCGGCGCTACGACCAAGGGGACTGGGACAAGGCCGACATTCCCAATCGCTGTTTGTCCTCGGCCACCGCCTGTCTCTATGGCCTTTGTGAAGCGGCGATCCTCGCTTCCGGCTATGCGCCGGCGATCGGCTTTCTGCATCGTGGCAAGCCGCAGAGTTTCGTCTACGACATCGCCGACCTCTACAAGTTCGAAACCGTGGTTCCAGCTGCCTTTGCCACTGCTGCCAAGATCGCCAAGGGCAAGGGCGACGACGGTTCGCCGGAGCGTCAGGTCCGTATCGCCTGCCGTGACATCTTCCGCAGGACCGGCCTGCTCGAGCGGATCATTCCGGATGTCGACGCCATCCTGCGCTCTGGCGGCCTTGCGCCTCCCGACGAGGCCGAGGATGCGCCCGAGGCCGCCGATCCCGCCATCCCACGCAAGGAGGCGGCCGGCGATGATGGTCATCGTGGTTGAGAATGCGCCGCCGCGCCTGCGCGGTCGACTGTCGCTCTGGCTGGCCGAGGTGCGCGCCGGCGTCTATGTCGGCGTCTATTCGCAGCGCACCCGCGAGCGCATCTGGAAAGAAGTCGGCCAGATGATCGGTGAAGGCAACGCCGTGATCGCCTGGAGCGCCCCGACGGATTCCGGCTTCGCCTTCGAAACCATCGGCGAGAATCGCCGTGAGGCAGCCGACTTCGACGGACTCACCCTGGTCCGTTTCAAGCCGCCGAAAGACCCGGGCGGGCCGGTCGTCTGAGGATCGGATCGCGGCCGCGTCCGCTCTCGATCGCGGGCCGAGGATACCCTTCAGAACCCAGCGAAAATTCGGTGGTTTTTTCGACATTGCAAATCATGCAATGAATCAAACACTTGTTCGGATGAGTGTGCCCCGCCTGCGCGGGGATGAACCGACACCGTGCTGACGGACGAACAGGTTGCCCTCGTGTGCCCCGCCTGCGCGGGGATGAACCTGCACCCGATGCTTTCCGAAGCGGGCGCCGGGAGTGTGCCCCGCCTGCGCGGGGATGAACCGGCGTCGACCACCACGTCGCTGCCGTCATGAACGTGTGCCCCGCCTGCGCGGGGATGAACCGCGGCGGGTTACGCGGGCAGCCGCCAAATCGTTGTGTGCCCCGCCTGCGCGGGGATGAACCGGGGTTGCAGCATGATCGTGGGCTTTTGCGGCCGTGTGCCCCGCCTGCGCGGGGATGAACCGTCAGCGAACTGGTCGAATTTGGGCGTTTTCAAGTGTGCCCCGCCTGCGCGGGGATGAACCGGGCCTCCTGGGTCTGCTGCAGGGTGACGCCGAGTGTGCCCCGCCTGCGCGGGGATGAACCGGCCGGATCTCCGGCACACCCTGGCGCATCGAGGTGTGCCCCGCCTGCGCGGGGATGAACCGGCCAGCGACGGCAAACACGGGAACCAGACCACGTGTGCCCCGCCTGCGCGGGGATGAACCGGTCCGCTTCGATCCCGATCCGGGCTACGTCGCGTGTGCCCCGCCTGCGCGGGGATGAACCGAGATCGGTGGTGACGCGCCAGCGCTGTCTCATGTGTGCCCCGCCTGCGCGGGGATGAACCGATGGCGCTCAGCGTCGGCTGCATCGAAATCGTGTGTGCCCCGCCTGCGCGGGGATGAACCGACCGACCGCACGCCGCACTATTTCAGCGCGCCGTGTGCCCCGCCTGCGCGGGGATGAACCGCGGAGGCGTGACCATGGCGGACCCGATCAAGGGTGTGCCCCGCCTGCGCGGGGATGAACCGCACTACCTGGTCAGCCATGCCGACTATGGCGAGTGTGCCCCGCCTGCGCGGGGATGAACCGGTGTAGGGCCATGAGACGATATTGCGGTACCGGTGTGCCCCGCCTGCGCGGGGATGAACCGCAAGGCCGGATTGGCAGCTTCCCGTTCAACCCGTGTGCCCCGCCTGCGCGGGGATGAACCGTTTCCCGAGCCATCTTCGGACGTCTGAGATTGGTGTGCCCCGCCTGCGCGGGGATGAACCGCCGGAAACCGACGCCAAACTGCGCGAGGTTTCGTGTGCCCCGCCTGCGCGGGGATGAACCGTCGATTGATGTCTCGGCGGTAAGGGCGTCGAGGTGTGCCCCGCCTGCGCGGGGATGAACCGCTGTTCGGCTTCTCGCCATTGGATCACTACGCGTGTGCCCCGCCTGCGCGGGGATGAACCGATGACGAACACTTGCTCGCCGGTCAGCGCGGTGTGTGCCCCGCCTGCGCGGGGATGAACCGGTCCTGTCGCAGACGGCGAAAGACAACATCGAGTGTGCCCCGCCTGCGCGGGGATGAACCGATCCTCGAGCAGGTTGGCGAATCGCCTGCCGGGTGTGCCCCGCCTGCGCGGGGATGAACCGACGCAGGTGTGATCGAGCGGCAGCCCTGGCACGTGTGCCCCGCCTGCGCGGGGATGAACCGGGAGACGGGCACCCACTGGCCAACGGCCGAGGGTGTGCCCCGCCTGCGCGGGGATGAACCGCCGCAAATTGGGAGCGGCTGCTGTCGGGCCGCGTGTGCCCCGCCTGCGCGGGGATGAACCGCCCTCCAGGCCTTTGGCCAAGGGCCCGAGCACGTGTGCCCCGCCTGCGCGGGGATGAACCGCATAACGGTGTCGCCGCCATGCTCTCGGTACAGTGTGCCCCGCCTGCGCGGGGATGAACCGGTCCAGGCGCCGACGGCAGCATCCGGACCCGGGTGTGCCCCGCCTGCGCGGGGATGAACCGGTACGAGCCGAGAGCA
This portion of the Phreatobacter stygius genome encodes:
- the cas2e gene encoding type I-E CRISPR-associated endoribonuclease Cas2e — its product is MMVIVVENAPPRLRGRLSLWLAEVRAGVYVGVYSQRTRERIWKEVGQMIGEGNAVIAWSAPTDSGFAFETIGENRREAADFDGLTLVRFKPPKDPGGPVV
- the cas1e gene encoding type I-E CRISPR-associated endonuclease Cas1e; protein product: MAESVFVPLRPIPLKDRSAIVFLEYGQLDVLDSAFVLVDQTGVRVQIPVGGLACLMLEPGTRVSHAAVVLCAQVGCLLVWVGEGGVRLYAAGQPGGARAERLLFQARNALDDAARLNVVREMYRRRFDEEPPARRSVDQLRGMEGVRVREMYRLLAQRHGVDWKARRYDQGDWDKADIPNRCLSSATACLYGLCEAAILASGYAPAIGFLHRGKPQSFVYDIADLYKFETVVPAAFATAAKIAKGKGDDGSPERQVRIACRDIFRRTGLLERIIPDVDAILRSGGLAPPDEAEDAPEAADPAIPRKEAAGDDGHRG